A single genomic interval of halophilic archaeon DL31 harbors:
- a CDS encoding protein of unknown function DUF255 (KEGG: hla:Hlac_2274 protein of unknown function DUF255) — protein sequence MQEETRVEWRDWGADVFAEASERSVPVLLSLSATWCVDCHEMDATTYADPGIAANLNDRYVPVRVDADRQPRIRERYAAGGFPSTIFLTPEGKLISGATALGVDGMRQVLDRVAETYDEKGNEAGRVPRALSGDLPPAGEVGSAIEEHIAGQLDEKFDERFAGWGEQAKFPLARTIEFALKRERDQGLRTLDAIRDHLHDSVAGGFFRYAGRRDWGDLHHAKLLDTNASLLRAFANAYVYTGEDVYREPAEATVEFLTDDLWSGVAVGGSQGPGEGAEYWGKDPAGRGEMRSPRTDLTAFAGGNGLAADAMLTYYGYTDDEHAREYGERVLEYLGRELVDETAGSVVHYQDRGDVGPQDVLDDLAAVVMAFTRAAQTLGTGLETARAVADHAIDTLHDQGSFLDGPSEGEAMLDRPLRPLDGNAAMANALIDLAALTGEDNYHDVATETVGAFAGASHRIGVQVAEYGTAASRVVREPLVVQVATEPGSDLHRAALRVADHEKVVVPNADETVAPNLEPGTARVVGVDEPASDPEALMARVADR from the coding sequence ATGCAAGAGGAGACGCGCGTCGAGTGGCGCGACTGGGGCGCCGACGTCTTTGCAGAGGCCAGCGAGCGTTCCGTCCCGGTGTTGCTCTCGCTCTCGGCGACCTGGTGTGTGGACTGCCACGAGATGGACGCAACCACCTACGCCGACCCCGGTATCGCCGCGAACCTGAACGACCGCTACGTCCCGGTCCGGGTCGACGCCGACCGCCAGCCCCGCATACGTGAGCGCTACGCCGCGGGTGGGTTCCCCTCCACCATCTTCCTCACGCCGGAGGGGAAACTCATCTCCGGCGCAACCGCGCTCGGCGTCGACGGGATGCGGCAGGTGCTCGACAGAGTCGCCGAAACGTACGACGAGAAGGGTAACGAAGCGGGCCGCGTGCCGCGCGCGCTCTCGGGTGACCTCCCGCCAGCAGGCGAGGTAGGGTCGGCCATCGAAGAGCACATCGCAGGCCAACTCGACGAGAAGTTCGACGAGCGATTCGCTGGCTGGGGGGAACAGGCGAAGTTCCCGCTCGCCCGCACAATCGAGTTCGCGCTCAAACGCGAGCGCGACCAGGGCCTGCGAACCCTCGACGCAATCCGAGACCACCTCCACGACTCCGTGGCCGGCGGCTTCTTCCGCTACGCCGGTCGCCGCGATTGGGGCGACCTACACCACGCGAAACTGCTCGACACCAACGCCAGCCTGCTCCGGGCGTTCGCGAACGCCTACGTCTACACGGGCGAGGATGTCTACCGAGAGCCGGCCGAAGCGACGGTGGAGTTCCTCACCGACGACCTCTGGTCAGGCGTTGCCGTCGGCGGCAGTCAGGGACCGGGCGAGGGAGCGGAGTACTGGGGGAAAGATCCGGCGGGCCGCGGCGAGATGCGGAGCCCACGCACTGACCTGACAGCCTTTGCCGGGGGCAACGGCCTCGCTGCCGACGCCATGCTCACCTACTACGGCTACACTGACGACGAGCACGCTCGCGAGTACGGCGAGCGCGTTCTGGAGTACCTTGGGCGCGAACTGGTAGATGAGACCGCGGGCTCGGTGGTTCACTACCAGGACCGCGGTGACGTTGGTCCGCAGGACGTGCTCGACGACCTGGCAGCTGTCGTGATGGCGTTCACTCGAGCGGCACAGACGCTCGGGACCGGACTCGAGACCGCTCGTGCGGTGGCGGACCACGCGATCGACACACTCCACGACCAGGGCTCGTTCCTCGACGGCCCCAGCGAAGGCGAGGCCATGCTCGACCGGCCGCTCCGGCCGCTGGACGGGAATGCCGCGATGGCGAACGCACTCATCGACCTCGCGGCACTCACTGGCGAGGACAACTATCACGACGTTGCCACGGAAACGGTCGGTGCGTTCGCCGGCGCCTCCCACCGTATCGGGGTACAGGTGGCGGAGTACGGCACGGCTGCGAGCCGCGTCGTCCGCGAGCCACTGGTGGTACAGGTCGCGACGGAGCCCGGGAGTGATCTCCACCGTGCGGCGCTCCGAGTCGCGGACCACGAGAAGGTGGTCGTTCCGAACGCCGACGAAACCGTTGCACCGAACCTCGAGCCCGGGACTGCCAGGGTCGTCGGCGTCGACGAACCGGCGAGCGATCCCGAGGCACTAATGGCCCGGGTCGCCGACCGGTGA
- a CDS encoding iron-sulfur cluster assembly accessory protein (KEGG: nmg:Nmag_0021 iron-sulfur cluster assembly accessory protein~TIGRFAM: FeS cluster insertion~PFAM: FeS cluster biogenesis), translating into MSATTPESDPAIEVTEDAASEALSLLDGEGMDTDEAGLRLYVQQGGCAGLSYGMRFENEPEEEDAIVEFHDLRVFVDPASNEYVGGSVLDFESGLQAEGFHVENPNVVSECGCGESFRT; encoded by the coding sequence ATGAGTGCCACCACCCCCGAGTCCGACCCGGCAATCGAGGTGACTGAGGACGCCGCCAGTGAAGCCCTCTCGCTGCTCGACGGCGAGGGGATGGATACCGACGAGGCAGGTCTCCGCCTCTACGTCCAACAGGGCGGCTGTGCGGGCCTCTCCTACGGGATGCGGTTCGAGAACGAGCCCGAGGAGGAGGACGCAATCGTGGAGTTCCACGACCTCCGCGTCTTCGTCGACCCTGCTTCGAATGAGTACGTCGGCGGCTCAGTGCTCGACTTCGAGTCGGGACTGCAGGCCGAAGGGTTCCACGTCGAGAACCCAAACGTCGTTTCTGAATGCGGCTGCGGTGAGTCGTTCCGGACGTAA
- a CDS encoding Methyltransferase type 12 (PFAM: Methyltransferase type 12~KEGG: hbo:Hbor_11330 methyltransferase family protein) produces the protein MARPAAPTFADACERLLRDPDGEHSFYTTLAPLFDRLTTEERVLGEFEAVRAFAPESGHALELGCGVGALLNHLSDRYDRAFGVDAHPALLRFTAHRAPEAAVAVGDPVRPPTSAQFEAVVSMAAPAAQHGDPKTLIDTAVDHLAPGGTLLLRAVTGKDAVRAVSEPVGVFTGSGYRLERSVTDLPSDAGLDLQLGYRTTDENSGERATASETVSVRFSDPETLRAYATDAGLEDVRLIDGDGTTLLVAHAP, from the coding sequence ATGGCCCGTCCAGCCGCACCCACGTTCGCGGATGCGTGCGAGCGCTTGCTGCGTGACCCCGACGGCGAGCACTCGTTCTACACCACGCTGGCCCCGCTGTTCGACCGACTGACGACCGAAGAGCGGGTTCTGGGGGAGTTCGAGGCGGTGCGGGCGTTCGCCCCGGAGTCAGGTCACGCACTCGAACTCGGCTGCGGTGTCGGTGCACTCCTCAATCACCTCTCGGACCGATACGACCGCGCCTTCGGGGTCGACGCGCATCCGGCGCTGCTGCGGTTCACCGCCCACCGTGCCCCGGAGGCGGCAGTTGCCGTCGGTGATCCGGTCCGCCCACCAACGAGTGCACAGTTCGAGGCGGTCGTCTCGATGGCCGCGCCCGCTGCACAGCACGGCGACCCGAAGACACTCATCGACACGGCGGTCGACCATCTCGCGCCCGGCGGGACGCTCCTCCTGCGGGCGGTGACCGGGAAAGACGCGGTACGGGCGGTTTCGGAGCCGGTCGGCGTGTTCACCGGGAGCGGCTACCGGTTGGAGCGCTCGGTGACTGACCTGCCGAGCGATGCGGGTCTCGACCTGCAGCTTGGGTACCGTACGACCGACGAGAACTCCGGCGAGCGAGCCACGGCGAGCGAGACGGTTTCAGTCCGCTTCTCGGACCCCGAGACGCTCCGGGCGTACGCGACCGACGCCGGACTCGAGGACGTTCGCCTGATCGACGGTGACGGGACGACGTTGCTGGTCGCCCACGCCCCGTAG
- a CDS encoding Histidinol dehydrogenase (PFAM: Histidinol dehydrogenase, prokaryotic-type~TIGRFAM: Histidinol dehydrogenase, prokaryotic-type~HAMAP: Histidinol dehydrogenase, prokaryotic-type~KEGG: hla:Hlac_2478 histidinol dehydrogenase), with amino-acid sequence MQPREISELSTAERRALFERDAGVAQAREDVREILPRVRDEGDAALREFSREFDGVEVANLDVTAEAERAVEAVDEETLDAIQACIANVRAFHEKQVPEDWRERFEGRELGRRFRPLSRVGVYVPGGAAAYPSSAIMGVVPAKVAGVEHVVVTTPPADELNPVTLAAIHEAGADVVYSVGGAQAIGAMAYGTETVDSVQKVVGPGNRWVTAAKAEVRGEVEIDFLAGPSEVLVLADETADPEFVASDLLAQAEHDPEAAVVAVTDDPELAQQIVDEADRQASGRDREETIRTVLESDASGVLTARSMPEAVLFTEEYAAEHLSIQAENDEALLERITNAGSVFLGPYAPVAAGDYATGTNHVLPTGGGAKRFGGLSVDHFLRSSTVQRLDREALSQLGDTITTLAEAEGLEAHAESVRRRLDRDGGDGA; translated from the coding sequence ATGCAACCACGTGAGATTTCGGAGCTCTCGACCGCCGAGCGGCGCGCGCTGTTCGAGCGCGACGCTGGGGTGGCCCAGGCTCGGGAGGACGTGCGGGAGATCCTCCCGCGGGTCCGAGACGAGGGTGACGCCGCACTCCGGGAGTTCTCCCGAGAGTTCGACGGCGTCGAAGTCGCCAACCTCGACGTGACCGCCGAGGCCGAGCGCGCCGTTGAGGCGGTCGACGAGGAGACACTCGACGCAATTCAGGCGTGCATCGCGAACGTCCGTGCGTTCCACGAGAAGCAGGTGCCCGAAGACTGGCGCGAGCGCTTCGAAGGTCGGGAGCTCGGTCGTCGCTTCCGCCCGCTCTCCAGAGTGGGCGTCTACGTCCCCGGCGGCGCCGCAGCCTACCCCTCGAGCGCAATCATGGGTGTCGTCCCCGCGAAGGTGGCCGGCGTCGAACACGTCGTCGTCACCACGCCGCCAGCCGACGAACTCAACCCCGTCACACTCGCGGCAATCCACGAAGCTGGTGCCGACGTCGTCTACTCTGTGGGCGGTGCACAAGCCATCGGCGCGATGGCCTACGGCACCGAGACGGTCGATTCCGTCCAGAAAGTCGTCGGGCCCGGCAACCGGTGGGTCACCGCTGCGAAAGCCGAGGTCCGCGGGGAGGTCGAGATCGACTTCCTCGCCGGCCCCAGCGAAGTGCTGGTGCTGGCCGACGAGACGGCTGACCCGGAGTTCGTCGCGAGCGACCTGCTCGCCCAGGCCGAACACGACCCTGAGGCCGCCGTTGTTGCCGTCACGGACGACCCAGAACTCGCCCAGCAGATCGTCGACGAGGCCGACAGGCAGGCTTCGGGCCGCGACCGCGAGGAGACGATCCGGACCGTCCTCGAGAGTGATGCTTCGGGTGTGCTGACCGCGCGCTCGATGCCCGAGGCCGTGCTGTTTACCGAGGAGTACGCGGCCGAACACCTCTCTATTCAGGCTGAGAACGACGAGGCACTGCTTGAGCGGATTACCAACGCCGGCAGCGTCTTCCTGGGACCGTACGCACCCGTCGCGGCCGGCGATTACGCGACCGGGACGAACCACGTCCTCCCAACTGGTGGCGGCGCCAAACGGTTCGGCGGGCTCTCAGTCGACCACTTCCTGCGCTCCTCGACCGTCCAGCGACTGGACCGGGAGGCCCTCTCCCAGCTTGGTGACACCATCACCACGCTCGCGGAGGCCGAAGGGTTGGAGGCCCACGCTGAGAGCGTCCGGCGCCGTCTCGACCGTGACGGCGGCGACGGCGCCTAA
- a CDS encoding cold-shock DNA-binding domain protein (KEGG: nph:NP5064A cold shock protein~PFAM: Cold-shock protein, DNA-binding~SMART: Cold shock protein), with protein MATGTVDFFNDTGGYGFIDTEDADEDVFFHMEDIGGPDLEEGQEVEFDIEQADKGPRATNLSRQ; from the coding sequence ATGGCGACTGGAACGGTTGATTTCTTCAACGACACGGGCGGCTACGGATTCATCGATACTGAGGACGCGGACGAGGACGTCTTCTTCCACATGGAAGATATTGGCGGTCCCGACCTCGAAGAAGGGCAGGAGGTCGAGTTCGATATCGAGCAGGCCGACAAGGGCCCCCGCGCGACGAACCTCTCGCGACAGTAA
- a CDS encoding Methyltransferase type 11 (PFAM: Methyltransferase type 11~KEGG: hma:pNG7268 hypothetical protein), which yields MDPHDVREDWAEREGEFSPTYYAHKGPNEASESIRELLNHYLGTDARVLEIGCSSGRHLAHLHDGGFRNLHGIEINADAIEMLREEYPNLAADATFHVGDAGALLREFEDGAFDAVYTVETLQHIHPDEADAVFDEVAQVTDDLLITVENESARGAGAEDDVEVSYVNDEFPLYHRDWKSIFTDRGFAQLLQESSKRRDMLRAFRRP from the coding sequence ATGGACCCCCACGACGTGCGCGAGGACTGGGCCGAGCGTGAGGGCGAGTTCTCACCCACCTACTACGCCCACAAAGGCCCCAACGAGGCCAGTGAGTCGATCCGAGAGCTGTTGAACCACTACCTCGGGACGGACGCACGCGTCCTCGAGATTGGCTGTAGCTCCGGCCGGCACCTCGCACACCTCCACGACGGCGGCTTCCGAAACCTCCACGGTATCGAAATCAACGCTGACGCTATCGAAATGCTCCGAGAGGAGTACCCAAATCTCGCGGCGGACGCCACGTTCCACGTCGGCGACGCTGGTGCGTTGCTCCGGGAGTTCGAGGACGGCGCGTTCGACGCCGTCTACACCGTCGAGACGCTCCAGCATATCCACCCCGACGAGGCCGACGCTGTCTTCGACGAGGTGGCACAAGTGACCGATGACCTGCTGATTACGGTGGAGAACGAGTCCGCCAGGGGGGCTGGGGCCGAGGATGACGTCGAGGTATCCTACGTCAACGACGAGTTCCCGCTTTATCACCGCGACTGGAAGTCGATTTTTACCGACCGGGGCTTTGCCCAGCTCCTGCAAGAGTCGAGTAAACGCCGGGATATGCTCCGGGCGTTCCGCAGACCGTAG
- a CDS encoding transcriptional regulator, TrmB (PFAM: Transcriptional regulator TrmB~KEGG: nmg:Nmag_0861 transcriptional regulator, TrmB), with product MANDPVSDADATEALTDLGLSTYGARTFVGLQKLGISTASEVAQVADVPRSQVYGAMEELEDLGLVDVQAGSPKRYRPVDVEEARTLLYERLKDEAETAFDYLDSVRGERAGEEGREAIWTTEGGENITARVTSLVANAESELLYATSDRSLVEGPVADAFEAAAERGVTVTVASADERVREAAMDAGFRTVTVDAADNPEVGVGRVLVVDGDTVLLSVLPSSEIGDASTESAFWSDGTGFATILAGLVRERF from the coding sequence ATGGCGAATGACCCCGTGAGTGACGCAGACGCCACCGAGGCGCTGACGGATCTCGGCCTCTCGACGTACGGCGCGCGAACGTTCGTCGGGCTCCAGAAGCTCGGTATCTCGACGGCGAGCGAAGTCGCGCAGGTCGCAGACGTGCCTCGCTCACAGGTCTACGGGGCGATGGAGGAACTGGAAGATCTCGGGCTCGTCGACGTGCAGGCCGGCTCACCAAAGCGCTACCGCCCGGTCGACGTCGAAGAGGCCCGAACCCTGCTGTATGAGCGGTTGAAAGACGAAGCCGAGACCGCGTTCGACTACCTCGATTCTGTCCGGGGCGAGCGCGCGGGCGAGGAGGGCCGCGAAGCCATCTGGACAACCGAGGGCGGCGAGAACATCACCGCGCGGGTCACCTCGCTTGTCGCCAACGCGGAGTCGGAGCTGCTCTACGCAACGAGTGACCGGTCGTTGGTCGAAGGGCCTGTCGCGGACGCGTTCGAAGCCGCGGCCGAGCGTGGGGTCACAGTCACGGTCGCGAGTGCGGACGAACGGGTCCGGGAGGCGGCGATGGACGCCGGCTTTCGGACTGTGACGGTCGACGCTGCTGACAACCCCGAGGTCGGCGTTGGTCGGGTGCTCGTCGTCGACGGTGACACGGTGTTGCTGAGCGTGCTCCCGAGTTCGGAGATCGGCGACGCCAGCACGGAGTCGGCGTTCTGGAGCGACGGCACGGGGTTCGCGACAATACTCGCTGGGTTGGTGCGCGAGCGCTTCTGA
- a CDS encoding Patched family protein (PFAM: Patched~KEGG: hut:Huta_2918 exporter of the RND superfamily protein) produces MREVRHVVDGVLDHSRAVIVVVLLATLLVGAGAPMVGQSSSLDQFQTDSPEAEKLTYIDENFSSNDENLTSAQIIQRDDDVLDKASLVAMLEYQQSLRANATVNETLAGDPVSVANALAIASIRTEEGRDVQRLATEIQALNRSVTEERQAIAERNETLAATAGSLRTELTYLRENPDASIDASFEDVRANTTVDLNESNQQTFTRAAQQLRDATSEEEATAAYRLGTRGVLADEYRALEQRAEALAADGERLQSLADELETERQELENSSNPTLAEQKEQLRSMNESELNETIQLVLGGAGGNGNGNGPSALALMPTEYEPGSTEAEATMLLVRMDGQGDAASGSAGDDVTDAQLAMQDIGETSDGDEYLVFGAGIIGHEINSSMTDSILIVGPLAVLFVLVALVVAYRDLLDILLGLVGIAVVLLWTFGFMGWVGMDFNQIFVAVPVLLIGLSIDYAIHIFMRHREERTVAEGELGPRGSMRTALVGVGIALVYVTATTVIGFLSNLTSPVPPIRDFGVASSAGILAALLVFGVFMPAVKVEIDEWLEARGVNREKRAFGTGGGQFSSVLSVGAVAARKAPYLVIAAALLLSAGGAYGATQVDTSFNQADFLAEEPPDWMNELPEPFAPGEYTAKKNLEYVNDNFVREDSQAQILIEGDLTSADTLERIDAAERAAVDKQVTQRLPNGQARIESPLSVIEDVAAQNESFNESVAAADTNGDGVPDQNLVSLYDELFEVAPDRAASVIDREDGEYVAARMVIAVKGGASGDAVTEQMRSVASGLDGDGLEATATGSAILNKIVQDELLETVVNSLIITLVATFLFLMVAYRVTEGSATLGAVTLLPVAFSVTWILGTMFLLDIPFNVLTGMITSLTVGLGVAYSIHLSERYNQELTRTGDVSRSMNRAVTGTGGALLGSAATTVGGFGVLVFAILPPLQQFGKITGLTIIYAFLASVLVLPSLLLVWTRYVRDETIEDEDSTDAGAGQTPTAAGGKPIADRRLERDVVAPGEPVMVRIETRSIHDRAVLRERVAGDATVVDTTPEPVDTTVSNGGLYAAWAASDESPTLRYRTTVPEEAADGDTLEFEGDLLVDGENIRVGGDTSAEVVTDVFERVTATGTVSDADLVDAYDRFEAGVLTASQLGRVNQAWSRGKASDGGSDGE; encoded by the coding sequence GTGAGGGAGGTCCGTCACGTCGTGGATGGGGTGTTGGACCACAGCCGGGCCGTCATCGTCGTCGTACTGCTGGCGACGCTGCTCGTCGGCGCCGGAGCGCCGATGGTGGGACAGTCCTCCTCGCTGGACCAGTTCCAGACCGACTCGCCAGAGGCCGAGAAACTCACGTATATCGACGAGAACTTCTCGAGCAACGACGAGAATCTGACGAGCGCACAGATCATCCAGCGCGACGACGACGTGCTCGATAAAGCATCCCTCGTCGCGATGCTCGAGTACCAGCAGTCGCTCCGCGCCAACGCCACCGTCAACGAGACGCTGGCGGGCGACCCGGTGAGCGTGGCGAACGCGTTGGCTATTGCCTCCATCCGTACTGAGGAAGGGAGAGACGTCCAGCGCCTCGCGACCGAGATTCAGGCGCTGAACCGGTCCGTCACCGAAGAACGGCAGGCTATCGCCGAGCGCAACGAGACGCTCGCTGCAACTGCGGGGTCGCTCCGCACGGAACTGACGTACCTCCGCGAGAACCCTGACGCGAGCATCGACGCCAGCTTCGAGGACGTTCGGGCGAATACGACGGTCGACCTCAACGAGAGCAACCAGCAGACGTTCACCCGGGCGGCACAGCAGCTCCGCGACGCGACCTCTGAGGAAGAGGCTACGGCGGCCTACCGCCTCGGCACGCGCGGCGTGCTCGCCGACGAGTACCGCGCACTGGAACAGCGAGCGGAAGCGCTCGCGGCCGACGGTGAGCGGCTCCAATCCCTCGCCGACGAACTCGAGACCGAGCGCCAGGAGCTCGAAAACAGCTCGAACCCGACGCTGGCCGAGCAGAAAGAACAGCTCCGCTCGATGAACGAGTCCGAGCTGAACGAGACAATCCAGCTCGTCCTGGGCGGTGCAGGCGGGAACGGCAACGGGAACGGCCCCAGCGCGCTCGCGCTTATGCCGACTGAGTACGAGCCCGGATCGACCGAGGCCGAGGCGACCATGCTGCTCGTGCGTATGGACGGGCAGGGCGACGCGGCCAGCGGGTCGGCTGGCGACGACGTGACTGACGCCCAACTCGCGATGCAGGATATCGGTGAGACGTCCGACGGAGACGAGTATCTCGTGTTCGGTGCGGGCATTATCGGTCACGAGATCAACTCCTCAATGACCGACAGCATCCTCATCGTCGGCCCGCTTGCCGTGCTGTTCGTGCTGGTCGCGCTGGTGGTCGCCTACCGCGACCTGCTCGACATCCTGCTCGGCCTCGTGGGGATTGCCGTTGTCCTGCTCTGGACGTTCGGCTTCATGGGTTGGGTCGGGATGGACTTCAACCAGATCTTCGTCGCGGTCCCGGTGTTGCTCATCGGGCTGAGCATCGATTACGCCATCCACATCTTCATGCGCCACCGCGAGGAGCGCACCGTCGCCGAGGGTGAACTCGGGCCTCGGGGCTCGATGCGGACGGCGCTGGTCGGCGTCGGTATCGCGCTGGTCTACGTGACGGCGACGACCGTCATCGGATTCCTCTCGAACCTCACCAGCCCGGTGCCGCCGATTCGCGACTTCGGTGTGGCGAGTTCGGCCGGCATCCTTGCGGCGCTGCTGGTGTTTGGCGTGTTCATGCCAGCGGTGAAAGTCGAAATCGACGAGTGGCTCGAAGCTCGCGGCGTGAACCGTGAGAAGCGAGCCTTCGGGACTGGTGGCGGCCAGTTCTCCTCGGTGCTCTCGGTCGGCGCCGTCGCCGCTCGGAAGGCACCATATCTCGTCATCGCCGCCGCGCTGCTGCTCAGTGCGGGCGGCGCCTACGGCGCGACGCAGGTCGACACCTCGTTCAATCAGGCGGACTTCCTCGCAGAGGAGCCGCCGGACTGGATGAATGAGCTGCCGGAGCCGTTCGCTCCGGGCGAGTACACGGCCAAGAAGAACCTCGAATACGTCAACGATAATTTCGTCCGCGAGGACTCACAGGCCCAAATCCTCATCGAGGGTGATCTCACCAGCGCGGACACCCTCGAGCGAATCGACGCGGCCGAACGCGCGGCCGTCGATAAGCAGGTGACACAGCGCTTGCCCAACGGCCAGGCCCGTATCGAGAGTCCGCTGTCGGTGATCGAGGACGTCGCTGCGCAGAACGAATCGTTCAACGAGAGCGTCGCTGCCGCTGACACCAACGGCGACGGCGTTCCGGACCAGAACCTCGTGTCGCTCTACGACGAACTGTTCGAGGTCGCGCCGGACCGCGCGGCGAGCGTTATCGACCGCGAGGACGGCGAGTATGTCGCGGCCCGCATGGTTATCGCGGTCAAGGGCGGTGCCAGCGGCGACGCGGTTACCGAACAGATGCGGTCAGTTGCGAGTGGGCTCGACGGCGATGGCCTCGAGGCCACGGCGACAGGCAGTGCAATCCTAAACAAAATCGTGCAGGACGAACTGCTCGAAACGGTCGTCAACAGCCTCATCATCACGCTGGTCGCGACGTTCCTCTTCCTGATGGTCGCCTACCGGGTGACCGAGGGCAGTGCAACGCTGGGGGCGGTGACGCTGCTCCCGGTCGCGTTCAGCGTGACCTGGATTCTGGGCACGATGTTCCTGCTCGACATCCCCTTTAACGTGCTCACGGGGATGATTACGAGCCTCACGGTGGGGCTCGGGGTGGCCTACAGTATCCACCTCTCGGAGCGCTACAATCAGGAACTCACCCGCACGGGCGACGTGAGTAGGTCGATGAACCGCGCGGTCACCGGGACTGGCGGCGCACTGCTCGGCTCTGCGGCCACCACGGTCGGCGGCTTCGGCGTGCTCGTCTTCGCCATCCTCCCGCCGCTCCAGCAGTTCGGGAAGATCACCGGGCTCACCATCATCTACGCGTTCCTCGCGAGCGTGTTGGTGTTGCCCTCGCTGCTCCTCGTCTGGACTCGGTATGTCCGCGACGAGACGATCGAAGACGAGGATTCAACAGACGCTGGGGCTGGGCAGACACCAACTGCAGCCGGTGGGAAACCCATCGCGGACCGGCGCCTCGAGCGCGATGTCGTCGCGCCCGGCGAACCGGTCATGGTGCGTATCGAGACGCGCAGCATCCACGACCGCGCCGTGCTTCGGGAGCGAGTCGCCGGCGACGCGACCGTCGTCGATACGACGCCTGAACCCGTCGACACCACTGTCTCGAACGGGGGACTGTACGCCGCCTGGGCAGCGAGCGATGAGTCGCCGACGCTGCGCTACCGGACCACCGTCCCCGAGGAAGCAGCCGACGGCGATACGCTGGAGTTCGAGGGCGATCTCCTCGTCGACGGCGAGAACATTCGTGTGGGCGGCGACACGAGCGCGGAGGTCGTGACTGACGTGTTCGAGCGAGTCACGGCGACCGGGACCGTCTCCGACGCCGACCTCGTGGATGCCTACGACCGGTTCGAGGCCGGGGTGCTTACGGCCTCACAGCTCGGCCGGGTCAATCAGGCCTGGAGCCGCGGTAAGGCGTCGGACGGAGGCAGCGATGGCGAATGA
- a CDS encoding hypothetical protein (KEGG: hla:Hlac_2489 hypothetical protein), whose product MALVPARFRPFVAALLGMIVTGLGHLYLRRWLRAVVWVALAFVVSVAFVPQSAAEAILAGEQVDPLALLPGAIVGIGSAVDAFRIARSQQSAQPKTVETDEQTASATQADTSSTGDPEPEDETIDCPACGKPVDPTLGFCHWCTTEFETQTDGAD is encoded by the coding sequence ATGGCGCTCGTACCGGCCCGGTTCCGCCCCTTCGTCGCCGCGCTGCTGGGCATGATAGTGACGGGACTCGGCCACCTCTACTTGCGGCGCTGGCTGCGCGCAGTGGTTTGGGTCGCGCTCGCGTTCGTGGTTTCGGTCGCATTCGTCCCCCAGTCGGCAGCAGAAGCCATCCTCGCGGGCGAGCAGGTCGACCCACTCGCGCTACTTCCCGGTGCCATCGTCGGAATTGGGAGCGCAGTCGACGCGTTCCGCATCGCCCGATCCCAGCAATCCGCACAACCGAAGACTGTCGAGACTGACGAGCAGACGGCGTCGGCCACCCAGGCGGACACGAGTTCAACTGGCGATCCCGAGCCCGAAGACGAAACCATCGACTGCCCAGCCTGCGGGAAACCCGTGGACCCGACCCTTGGATTCTGTCACTGGTGTACGACGGAGTTCGAGACGCAGACCGACGGCGCTGACTGA